From one Phaeodactylum tricornutum CCAP 1055/1 chromosome 16, whole genome shotgun sequence genomic stretch:
- a CDS encoding predicted protein, with the protein MTYGQPFVGTDSGPELLRQAGLRKMLSALGWRVEDVPDLEFEALQLSEKSGTFEGNAKNHKLVGAGCEMLANAVEKTLKQKRFPLILGGDHSIGMGSLAGILRAQPETGVIWIDAHADLNTPALSESGNMHGMPVGMLMEGVAPDHRQIPGLEWLADGPRLSPDSIVYVGLRDVDPAERRLIQSLDIAAYTMHEIDRYGIGQVMEMALDHLCAKNPNRPLHLSYDIDAVDPVLAPATGTTVRGGLTFREAHYVAEAVAYTGNLASAEIVELNPSLSCGEGAEATVELGLQLITSFMGKSII; encoded by the coding sequence ATGACCTACGGACAGCCCTTCGTGGGCACCGACAGTGGACCGGAGCTTTTGCGTCAAGCGGGATTGCGCAAGATGTTGTCCGCCTTGGGATGGAGAGTAGAAGATGTACCGGACTTGGAATTTGAAGCTTTGCAGCTTTCGGAAAAAAGCGGAACCTTCGAGGGAAATGCAAAAAACCACAAGCTCGTCGGTGCTGGCTGTGAAATGCTCGCCAACGCCGTGGAAAAGAcattgaagcaaaagcgCTTTCCTCTTATTTTAGGCGGCGACCATTCTATAGGTATGGGTAGTCTGGCCGGTATTTTGCGTGCTCAACCGGAAACTGGGGTGATTTGGATTGATGCGCACGCTGATTTAAACACCCCAGCGTTGAGTGAATCCGGAAACATGCACGGCATGCCCGTCGGCATGCTTATGGAGGGCGTCGCTCCCGATCACCGACAGATTCCCGGCTTGGAGTGGCTCGCTGATGGACCGCGTCTTTCTCCTGACTCTATCGTGTACGTGGGTTTGCGGGACGTCGATCCGGCAGAGCGGAGGTTGATTCAATCCCTGGATATTGCGGCTTACACGATGCACGAAATTGATCGGTATGGGATTGGTCAAGTTATGGAAATGGCTTTGGATCACTTGTGCGCCAAAAATCCAAACCGCCCACTGCATTTGAGTTACGACATCGATGCGGTCGATCCTGTCTTGGCACCCGCAACGGGAACAACTGTCCGTGGTGGTTTGACTTTTCGGGAGGCGCACTATGTGGCAGAAGCGGTGGCCTATACGGGCAACCTTGCCAGCGCCGAAATTGTAGAACTCAATCCTTCATTATCCTGTGGCGAAGGCGCGGAAGCTACAGTCGAGCTAGGCTTACAGCTTATTACATCTTTCATGGGCAAAAGCATTATTTAA
- a CDS encoding predicted protein, whose protein sequence is MIAKKSEQASDLRLVRKRLAARLRQQRCRARKKAAIVAPVIKPQDESKQSQCPAPKQTQNDSFPRNQRLKITHRVGPKNERICHSMYQGPPLPYQHRLTQNQHNVGHDRHHHHGILNHHFADVPRAYHRQNMYYGRAHYETCQHRIAKSYYPSQMNRPRHGVMARHSSMMKHTVPRFQASLASRMPVSSPSMVILPNVSSDDESNKFRKRTKPCFPMPKNPPRDSARKGSVCDKAGTPLATKERAAIEAILSLGSCSNDEQSTNSSNVSDQEMVSSAVGEGFRRPSVVFTSALTNRSTLSSTVPF, encoded by the coding sequence ATGATTGCCAAGAAATCTGAGCAGGCTTCTGATCTTCGACTCGTGCGTAAGCGCCTGGCAGCTCGTTTACGGCAACAGCGTTGTCGAGCTCGAAAAAAGGCAGCCATTGTCGCTCCTGTCATCAAGCCCCAGGATGAGTCGAAGCAGAGCCAATGCCCGGCCCCAAAACAGACCCAAAATGATTCGTTTCCTCGGAATCAGCGTTTAAAAATTACTCATAGGGTTGGACCCAAAAATGAGAGAATCTGCCATTCGATGTACCAGGGTCCACCGTTGCCATACCAGCATCGGCTAACCCAAAATCAGCACAATGTCGGCCACGATCGCCACCATCATCACGGTATTTTAAATCATCATTTCGCCGACGTTCCCAGGGCCTATCACCGCCAAAACATGTACTATGGAAGGGCTCATTACGAAACATGCCAGCATCGGATCGCGAAAAGTTACTATCCGTCCCAGATGAATCGACCTCGGCACGGAGTTATGGCCCGGCATTCATCCATGATGAAGCATACCGTCCCTAGGTTCCAAGCATCACTGGCCTCTCGCATGCCAGTTAGTTCTCCCTCAATGGTAATTTTACCAAACGTATCATCAGACGATgaaagcaacaaattcagaaaGCGAACGAAGCCTTGTTTTCCTATGCCCAAAAATCCGCCAAGAGATTCGGCTAGAAAGGGATCTGTTTGTGACAAAGCAGGCACACCGCTAGCTACAAAAGAACGTGCCGCTATTGAAGCAATTTTGTCGCTTGGATCTTGCAGCAACGATGAGCAATCGACGAATAGCAGCAATGTTTCCGACCAAGAGATGGTTTCATCCGCTGTGGGTGAAGGTTTCCGGCGTCCTTCAGTTGTCTTTACATCAGCTTTGACGAATAGGTCTACCTTGTCAAGTACTGTACCATTTTGA
- a CDS encoding predicted protein, with product MSTAVPLTIKWGKETVDFNFVPETGVKGLKTELEEKTGVPVDRMKLMAKSKGLWKGVMKDDLDLASLDWQGAVAKAGSAGIQLLLIGSAAKLTGPSTTTVFLEDLAPEEVAKVQEPSGLVNLGNTCYLNSVVQCLRVIPALRQGLSVYTPASDSNTGNRNAAHTMFLSSLRSTYQSLDRQANPVQPMALVQATKMAFPQFAERGRNGNPIQQDAEEFLNGLFTIAASLGASNWMDAIFGLKLEETLTCDEVELEPPVVTEDLHRKLVCNIQGGSDVAATQNVSHVYDGIALSLQGSMEKHSDVLGRNAIWTRKQRIARLPPILVMQFGRFFWKATPDSQDHAGVKCKVMKPVAFGSTLDVYDFCTESVKAVLKRSRDKALKEEEDRINQKTEVEADEDLQAALAMSLETTDGTAKTPIGPGLPENFQGQYELFAVITHKGRDADGGHYMAWVKADNPTNEDWFVFDDDEVSPCKTEDVLKLKGGGDWHMSYLNFYRAKK from the exons ATGTCTACTGCCGTCCCTTTAACAATCAAATGGGGCAAAGAGACTGTTGACTTTAATTTCGTTCCCGAAACGGGAGTGAAGGGCTTGAAGACCGAGCTTGAAGAAAAGACGGGCGTGCCAGTGGATCGCATGAAGCTTATGGCCAAATCAAAGGGTCTATGGAAGGGCGTCATGAAGGATGACCTGGATCTAGCAAGTCTCGATTGGCAAGGGGCCGTAGCCAAAGCAGGAAGCGCCGGTATTCAACTACTACTCATAGGCAGTGCGGCCAAGCTCACCGGAccttcgacaacgacagtTTTTTTGGAAGACTTGGCTCCGGAGGAAGTCGCCAAAGTCCAGGAACCTTCCGGCCTCGTCAATCTGGGAAACACCTGCTACCTGAACTCAGTCGTACAGTGTTTGCGTGTCATTCCGGCCCTTCGCCAGGGATTGAGCGTCTACACTCCGGCCTCCGACTCCAACACTGGGAACCGCAATGCTGCACACACAATGTTCTTGTCCAGTCTCCGCAGCACTTACCAATCTCTCGATCGTCAAGCTAATCCCGTGCAACCCATGGCATTGGTTCAAGCCACAAAAATGGCTTTTCCGCAGTTTGCCGAACGTGGCCGGAACGGCAATCCCATACAGCAGGATGCGGAAGAGTTCCTCAACGGTCTTTTCACGATTGCCGCTTCGCTCG GCGCTTCCAACTGGATGGATGCTATTTTTGGACTCAAACTCGAAGAAACTCTCACTTGCGACGAAGTCGAACTGGAACCGCCCGTTGTCACGGAAGACTTGCACCGGAAGCTTGTGTGCAACATTCAGGGGGGATCGGATGTTGCTGCGACCCAGAATGTATCGCACGTATACGATGGAATTGCATTGAGTTTGCAAGGATCTATGGAAAAGCATTCCGATGTTCTTGGCCGTAACGCTATCTGGACCCGTAAACAACGGATTGCCAGGCTGCCGCCTATACTAGTGATGCAGTTTGGACGCTTTTTCTGGAAGGCTACACCAGACTCGCAGGATCATGCCGGAGTCAAATGCAAAGTAATGAAACCAGTGGCGTTCGGCAGTACTTTGGACGTCTACGATTTTTGTACGGAAAGCGTCAAGGCAGTGCTCAAAAGGTCGAGGGATAAGGCATTGAAAGAGGAAGAGGATCGGATTAATCAGAA AACCGAAGTGGAAGCGGACGAAGACCTCCAAGCTGCCTTGGCCATGAGTTTAGAAACGACGGACGGAACAGCGAAAACGCCGATTGGACCAGGTCTCCCGGAAAACTTCCAGGGTCAGTACGAATTGTTTGCTGTCATTACACATAAAGGACGCGATGCCGATGGCGGACATTACATGGCCTGGGTGAAAGCCGACAACCCGA CCAACGAGGACTGGtttgtttttgacgacgacgaagtgAGCCCGTGCAAGACGGAGGATGTCCTCAAGCTTAAAGGTGGTGGCGATTGGCACATGTCCTATCTCAACTTTTATCGAGCGAAGAAATAG
- a CDS encoding predicted protein, which yields MAASLASATTAVSSLAPLSEQFKAEVSLVDLGFDASSQDISDIREFEFAWSDFLTKYPEQTPKGQRENRIETLQKQIRETELSKTSMEEELQTQLDFFRTKCEQLEDTMTAERTVAKASHHATYDALCRQLDAVARADHLQHQTLPWLHFLHEVDRIAAKKISAEFATRDSIDDGPKNKARPSARALALTSTCATMDSGLSSDLELRSYRIDHAILSTHVSVLRKEIERYEKTMESQQWAGQFLTEHNVWGILTATKSVSTASVTTAGTKSFSSPQRAVASYGRSANDSTSSAVETKIAPSHEEMPLTPNHIPQLSELPLEESKSTTNA from the coding sequence ATGGCGGCTTCGCTAGCTTCCGCAACGACGGCCGTTTCGTCGCTAGCACCGCTTTCTGAGCAATTCAAGGCAGAAGTCTCTCTGGTCGACCTGGGTTTTGATGCATCATCCCAGGACATCTCGGATATTCGGGAGTTCGAATTTGCGTGGAGTGACTTTCTTACCAAGTATCCCGAACAAACTCCGAAAGGCCAGCGAGAAAACCGCATTGAAACGCTGCAAAAGCAAATTCGTGAAACCGAGCTTTCGAAGACTTCGATGGAAGAAGAGCTGCAAACGCAATTGGATTTCTTTCGAACCAAATGCGAGCAACTTGAAGATACCATGACCGCGGAACGTACCGTCGCAAAAGCATCACATCATGCTACGTACGATGCCTTATGCCGGCAGTTGGATGCGGTTGCTCGGGCTGACCACTTACAGCATCAGACGCTACCCTGGTTGCATTTTCTTCACGAAGTTGATCGGATTGCGGCAAAAAAAATATCCGCCGAATTTGCCACCAGAGATTCTATAGATGATGGACCAAAGAACAAGGCACGTCCTAGCGCCCGTGCTCTAGCGTTGACGTCCACTTGCGCTACAATGGATAGTGGCCTGAGTTCTGACCTCGAATTACGCTCGTATCGTATTGATCACGCTATCTTATCGACTCACGTCTCGGTTTTACGAAAAGAGATCGAGCGGTACGAGAAAACAATGGAATCACAGCAATGGGCCGGACAGTTCCTGACGGAACACAACGTTTGGGGAATCCTAACAGCAACCAAGAGCGTCAGTACAGCATCTGTCACTACCGCAGGGACCAAGTCTTTCTCTTCTCCGCAAAGGGCAGTAGCATCGTACGGCCGTTCAGCAAATGACAGCACGTCATCTGCTGTAGAAACTAAGATCGCTCCATCCCATGAAGAAATGCCTTTAACGCCCAATCATATACCGCAGCTTTCCGAGCTACCGCTTGAAGAAAGCAAGTCCACAACGAATGcataa
- a CDS encoding predicted protein, translating to MSRERTNTGGSSSAAGIPAVASLRERTNTGGSMRSVESQDLESVRLMSPRRYSNNLAPSPLSKNSMSNVATRRRRIVDWIQTQYIPKAFTRQKTQVVPWVTGLDRVVFGSTSAAEAVTIAGIQPPRYLWYMISGFLCDILQFTFDFFLYHAFKVNDASLCWALSFFISIVFRHTSHRYLVFGDYIGGYWASLIRMYAGYSIIIVLSTIFNALVTKVWHISHGIAWVSTLLWTGIANYFILKKIWSFGGSSSGTPVSQNRV from the coding sequence ATGTCTCGCGAACGGACGAATACCGGCGGTAGCAGCAGTGCAGCCGGCATTCCCGCTGTCGCCTCTTTGCGAGAACGCACCAACACTGGAGGTTCTATGCGTTCAGTTGAGAGCCAGGATTTGGAATCCGTCCGTCTTATGTCGCCTCGGCGGTACAGCAACAATTTGGCACCGAGCCCTTTGTCGAAGAACTCAATGTCAAACGTTGCAACTCGACGTCGTAGGATTGTCGACTGGATTCAAACACAATACATTCCGAAAGCATTTACACGACAGAAAACGCAAGTAGTGCCCTGGGTTACAGGCTTGGACCGAGTTGTCTTTGGTTCGACGAGTGCTGCGGAAGCTGTTACTATTGCTGGGATACAACCCCCAAGGTATCTTTGGTACATGATCAGTGGTTTCCTTTGCGACATCTTGCAGTTCACATTTGACTTTTTCTTGTACCACGCTTTCAAGGTGAACGACGCTTCTCTTTGCTGGGCCTTGAGTTTCTTCATCTCCATTGTATTTCGGCATACGTCGCATCGTTATCTTGTTTTTGGCGACTATATTGGTGGATACTGGGCAAGCCTAATTCGAATGTACGCCGGCTATTCCATCATTATCGTACTGAGTACGATCTTCAATGCTCTTGTCACTAAAGTCTGGCATATTTCCCACGGTATTGCGTGGGTATCAACGTTGCTGTGGACAGGGATTGCAAATTATtttattttgaaaaagatttggaGTTTTGGAGGATCCAGTAGCGGAACGCCTGTATCACAGAATCGGGTGTGA
- a CDS encoding predicted protein, with amino-acid sequence MVELSTRSSTNLEMDLKALVDRLGAERGQSASFDRWRKQFLELHESFLSQQGIEEASDAYKKLCTYGEKFATTLIHVQRLVDEDIFLNKGESHVSVKGQNALHQLNTIMTEVVQNLHDMVPSNTTEERTCGYNKYQLGAALVEDNFSAYSYLLHCCQISTRMRQSCLEDVADKQILEMIEYYELNLKRFCDLMADLGLYRWMVVQAAEAGKPLASPPKSRRKANIPRRTNNTAIERSSSPTKSRIKSPPSSPLVKVQSPTSPPEKSKIIDAVKTKKIPKVPISPRKTKKETIPTQSNGKKVRNGNSKPKATRSLQSQDSEPIKPDKEKEEEEKAKEREEYYDMDRDDMTPEERRRGGKGPAEFVVFVDIKTGAVGNRGNEIIVEATKGEPERKELMNMALQSATKQK; translated from the exons ATGGTAGAATTGTCAACAAGAAGTTCCACGAATCTCGAGATGGATCTGAAAGCTCTCGTCGATCGCTTGGGTGCAGAACGGGGTCAGTCCGCGTCATTTGACCGCTGGCGTAAACAATTTCTCGAGTTGCATGAGTCTTTCCTATCTCAGCAAGGAATCGAAGAAGCGAGTGATGCTTACAAAAAGTTGTGTACATATGGAGAAAAGTTTGCGACGACTCTGATTCATGTCCAACGCTTAGTCGACGAGGACATTTTTCTCAACAAAGGAGAGTCACATGTGTCCGTGAAGGGCCAGAATGCGTTACATCAGCTGAATACTATTATGACCGAGGTTGTTCAGAACCTCCATGATATGGTGCCATCTAACACAACCGAGGAAAGGACTTGCGGTTACAACAAGTATCAACTTGGAGCAGCTCTCGTAGAGGACAACTTTTCTGCGTACAGCTATCTTCTTCACTGCTGTCAAATTTCTACGCGCATGCGTCAGTCGTGCCTCGAGGACGTGGCAGATAAGCAAATCTTAGAAATGATTGAGTACTACGAGCTCAACTTGAAACGCTTCTGTGATCTAATGGCCGATTTGGGACTTTATCGTTGGATGGTAGTACAAGCGGCAGAGGCAGGAAAACCTCTGGCTTCGCCACCAAAATCTCGGCGCAAAGCTAACATTCCACGGCGGACAAATAATACTGCGATAGAGAGATCCTCCTCCCCAACAAAATCTAGAATCAAGTCGCCCCCTTCATCGCCTCTAGTAAAAGTGCAATCGCCGACATCACCTCCGGAAAAGTCGAAGATAATTGATGCCGTAAAGACCAAGAAGATACCGAAAGTTCCAATCTCGCCTCGAAAAACCAAGAAGGAGACGATTCCTACTCAAAGCAACGGGAAAAAGGTCCGCAATGGCAACAGTAAACCAAAGGCCACACGTAGTCTCCAATCGCAAGACTCTGAACCAATCAAACCTGAtaaagagaaagaagaggaagagaaaGCTAAGGAGCGCGAAGAATACTACGACATGGATCGTGATGACATGACCCCGGAAGAAAGGCGCCGTGGTGGGAAAGGTCCTGCAGAAtttgtcgtctttgttgATATTAAAACGGGAGCGGTAG GAAACCGTGGCAATGAAATTATTGTGGAAGCGACTAAAGGCGAGCCTGAACGCAAAGAACTAATGAACATGGCTTTGCAGTCGGCCACAAAGCAAAAATAG
- a CDS encoding predicted protein, giving the protein MAMTPVQPTPITRTPDIAFLTNAKLTPTFLPLMLLFLSVLLTKGFPIVAQTKPGGGATSSGGQQSIPWKLSLKADNSNEGEPANKPSGSRKRRGRKVNGHDPHDHYSSGNSTATAPAEAVAESNKNKEMMEGLLKRVTQLEQMVARQSVEVRRLKEECKDLTEAAAAFARVVELLRDAGLQTGGSPKDLQQKEVDDKQAAMEANSEKRIIEYFDDSEILGKAPASVIEAADAAGSAILAMMLGGKQRMLVDVRDAELSRDPETLVQFIELAILPVAAGLEGLKSQRNRLKIVFPTVSQLLVYRKTMALAAPEVVALSTFGLEPVEKQDNLVVIVAPSPDDEEGLMAMNELLHPTDPNRISIKQPVVILNHHMVPISGPVADFEVAYHLRLLSVQYMSGNDGAAQEYFKQFEGSAPPLPVNTPRNETGEKDSAADANATTIADTDDFDRPGDALLEAAMEHAQQVGMSQGVTRAMVIRAYPKPWHVFVDTSPGTDADFVVAATYDNEPSPQEVNIAIVECLEGSEREDELVAQQMQEALESGQLDRVSKMLEMLDLEDGEEDEDDEGDSAWGLFGEDTV; this is encoded by the exons ATGGCTATGACACCTGTCCAGCCTACGCCGATCACCCGCACTCCAGACATTGCCTTTCTAACAAACG CAAAATTGACGCCTACGTTCTTGCCCCTTATGCTGCTTTTTTTGTCCGTGCTTTTGACTAAGGGCTTTCCGATAGTAGCACAAACCAAACCCGGTGGTGGTGCGACGAGTAGCGGTGGCCAACAATCAATACCATGGAAACTCTCCCTGAAGGCAGACAATTCAAATGAGGGCGAACCCGCCAACAAACCCTCCGGTTCTCGGAAAAGACGAGGACGGAAAGTCAACGGCCACGACCCGCACGACCATTATTCATCTGGGAATTCAACCGCGACTGCTCCTGCAGAAGCAGTAGCCGAGTCAAACAAAAATAAAGAAATGATGGAAGGCTTGCTCAAGCGTGTGACTCAACTTGAGCAAATGGTCGCTCGGCAGTCGGTGGAGGTTAGACGTCTCAAGGAAGAGTGCAAGGATTTGACCGAAGCGGCTGCAGCTTTTGCTCGTGTGGTGGAACTGTTGCGGGATGCTGGTCTTCAAACAGGTGGTAGCCCTAAGGACCTGCAACAAAAAGAGGTTGATGACAAGCAGGCTGCAATGGAAGCCAATTCAGAGAAACGGATCATTGAGTATTTTGACGACTCAGAAATCCTCGGTAAGGCGCCTGCTTCCGTAATCGAAGCGGCGGACGCCGCGGGTTCCGCCATCCTGGCCATGATGCTAGGCGGCAAGCAACGTATGTTAGTTGACGTGCGAGACGCCGAGCTTTCTCGTGATCCCGAGACGCTGGTACAATTCATCGAGCTCGCCATTTTACCCGTCGCGGCCGGTTTGGAAGGTCTCAAATCACAGCGGAACCGGCTCAAAATTGTTTTTCCTACTGTATCCCAACTGCTAGTCTATCGGAAGACTATGGCATTGGCAGCGCCAGAAGTAGTTGCGTTGAGCACATTTGGATTAGAACCAGTCGAAAAGCAGGATAATTTGGTCGTAATCGTTGCGCCCTCAcctgatgacgaagaaggtTTGATGGCGATGAACGAACTACTGCATCCGACGGATCCCAACAGAATATCGATAAAGCAGCCAGTGGTTATTTTAAATCACCATATGGTCCCCATTTCTGGACCTGTCGCTGATTTTGAGGTAGCTTACCACTTAAGGCTTCTATCAGTTCAATACATGTCCGGTAATGACGGTGCAGCGCAGGAATACTTCAAGCAGTTTGAAGGATCCGCTCCTCCATTACCTGTAAATACGCCGAGAAATGAGACCGGCGAGAAAGATTCCGCGGCCGATGCAAACGCCACAACAATAGCTGACACAGACGATTTTGATCGTCCCGGTGACGCCTTGTTGGAAGCTGCCATGGAGCATGCCCAACAAGTTGGTATGTCGCAAGGAGTGACTAGGGCCATGGTGATACGGGCCTATCCTAAACCGTGGCACGTCTTTGTCGATACATCGCCTGGCACCGACGCAGACTTTGTTGTGGCGGCGACCTATGACAACGAACCGTCACCACAAGAAGTCAATATAGCGATTGTGGAGTGTCTAGAGGGCAGCGAGCGGGAAGATGAGCTAGTGGCACAGCAAATGCAGGAAGCTCTTGAGTCGGGACAATTGGATAGGGTCTCGAAGATGTTGGAAATGCTGGATTTGGAAGacggtgaagaagacgaagatgatgaaggtGACAGCGCTTGGGGTCTCTTTGGCGAAGACACTGTTTGA